CACAGGTGATACCAGTAATCTCGGTGATACCTCGACACTTGCTGATCCAAGCGTGGTTGAAAAGCTGATTGCAGAAAAAGCAGAGCTCGCCTAGTGATTCACCTGATAAACGCTTGATTTTGAGCCGCCTATGCATGGGCGGCTTATTTTTTAGTCGTCAAATTTCGGCAACCAACTTCTAGAACATCCTCTCATTTTTGTTCACTTCGTTGCACAAACACGACAACAATCAGGGTGATTAGACCAGTAATTTGCTGCTAATTGCTGTGAATTAGCTATAATCTTGGTCTATTTTTTAGAATTTGTGCGGTTTCAACAGAAAAACCGTTGCGAATTATCGTATATTTGGGAATATTAACGCTCTACTCACGATATAGGAAGATAGCAACACAATGTCTGCAAAGTCACGGATTCTTGTCCTAAACGGACCAAACCTTAACCTATTAGGTCTACGCGAGCCAACACATTATGGTCACCGTACCCTAGCACAGATTGTTGCGACTTTAACTGAGCAAGCTCACAGCTCGGGATTCGAACTAGAGCATCTTCAGTCAAATCGAGAGTACCAATTAATCGAAGCCATTCATGCCGCTCATGGCAAGGTGGACTTTATTATCATCAACCCA
This window of the Vibrio azureus genome carries:
- the aroQ gene encoding type II 3-dehydroquinate dehydratase produces the protein MSAKSRILVLNGPNLNLLGLREPTHYGHRTLAQIVATLTEQAHSSGFELEHLQSNREYQLIEAIHAAHGKVDFIIINPAAFTHTSVALRDALLGVAIPFIEVHLSNVHAREPFRHHSYLSDKAEGVICGLGAQGYEFALSAAIARLQIK